The Lonchura striata isolate bLonStr1 chromosome 6, bLonStr1.mat, whole genome shotgun sequence nucleotide sequence AGGAGACAAGAATGGGAATCTTGGTCTCTATTGATTTAGGCTCTTGAGAATAGCTGTACTCTTCCAGAAggtttatttgctttatttccaAATATGCATGAGATGAAGCTTTTCATTGTGCTTAGGGTTCAGCAATGCAAAAGGCCAGTCTTGGATATTACTGCAGTGGGGGtgtgaaggaaaaacaaatttatgGGACTAGGGGGATGGGACATAAAATGGGCTCATTTTCAAAATCAATATGTTGGGCCCATGCACTCATCTTGTAAGTAATAAGAATTCTGGTGGTCAATCTTTATCCTCAAGGATGCTTTGCATGGTCTGCGCTCCCTTCCTCAGAGACACAGGGAACACTAAGGCAGATAAAACTTGGAGTTCCTGTTGAATTTTAACTCCTGGCTGCAAACTGCACCTGCTAAAGCAAACATACTCCATTTGATCAAAAGCAATATATGTGCTTTTAAGACATTCTGTTTCTCATTGAGAAATAATGTTCCCATCTAGCTGCAAGTGACATGTAAAACCAAGCCTAGTATTTTAACATTTAGATATAAAGCTTAAATGAAAATAAGGGTATTTGAGACTTGTCACAAGAATTAACTAGCTCAGAGCCATCCCAATGTTTCTACCAACTCCTTATCTGCATATGGGTTTTATATTTAGATACAAACAGAACTGCAGCCTGGCCTTAGACAGGTGTCACTATGGCCATGTGGAACTGAGACAAAGGTGAATTAACGAGTGAGTCTAAGGGAAGACTTAAAATTTAACATGTTGGGATGTTAAAAATTTAACATGTTGGGATAGATAAAATCTAgttctttgtataaaaatattttttcataaaaccTTTGGgattgaaaaagagaaaaacaacaatTTGGCCAAAGATATTTTGATGTTCACATTTTtatacccaaaaaaaaaaaatttccacagGTGTGTTCCACAAATGGGCAAATCAAGTATTTAACCAACTGTTTTGAAACACTTTTGATAATGCTCAACAGCTGTTTCTCTCCTCTGATGGTTCTCAAACACCAAAttccaatttttaaaaacctttaaaCCAGAGTAAATGCTTGTTTCAGCTGCCAGCCTCTGGATTTGCTATTGATTGTATTTAAAGCAGGTTTCAGGAACAGCTTTGGGTAAGAGAGCAGTTGGTGACAAGGAAACTGAAAAGCCCTTTGTGCTGTGCTAACACCTCCATACTGTGCTACTCGTGGTTTGCACAGTGAGCAAGGGGAGGAAGAGACCCTTGTTCATGTACCTGATATTTGCTACACCaccaacaaaaataaacaagctGTGTGCAGAGCTCTTCCTTTTATTCCAAGGAAGATCATCAAGATGTAAAAATGTTAGATATTTACTCTTAGTTAGGTGCTACTCACTGGACTACACCATGATGTAAGGGCAAAGTGATGTCCAGTGgagagaaaaggagggaaaatgcTCCTTTTTGCACCGTGTGTGTCCAGTTCCCAAATGTCAAGGTAATCCCAGCAGTGACAAGAAAAAGAACTTTTTACATTTAGtaacatttatttctgcattcGGTATCAAGTACATAAGTGCAAATATTCAGAGTCCATAATTAAGTCCATTAGGAACTACAGAGAATGTAATACAAATCGTAATAAATTGAACATGCTGGAACTTTCCAGTTACCATACATGTAAATCAGCCTGTCAATCCTTTACGACAAAAGtactgggttttgttttcttttttcttttttttttttttgagttataCAAAACTGATTACCATAAGTACTGCttactgtttattttatttgtgctGGAAAACACTAAAACATCAGTCTACAATTCTATATAGTTAATAAAGATGAATCCAACCAGCAACCCAGTGACGTAGAAGCAATTTTAACTATTGCATCAAGTGCGCTAAGCAGGAAAGCCCCTAGCCACATGTAACATTAAAAGTTATAGAAGCAATGCCAATAGAAGAAGGAAAAccactaaaaaaaatttaaataaagagGTCAATATTATTTAGGCTCTCACCATCATGCACTTTATAAGCAACACAAAAAACCACATCTAGTACACTTTTCTCTTTACTATACTTTAGTGCTTGACACAAGTGATTGCAAATATTCTAAGTGCAGAAGCAGCAGGGGAAAAGCACTGCTTCTGAGTTTTATGTTTCTAAGATTATGgtgttgagaaaaaaaaaagaatgataaATTTGCAGTAAAGTGTAAGAACAGAGCTGTTTTCACTCCAGATTTCCCCATTATGCACTACTGTAGTCAATGAATTTTTGATGTCTGCTTTACTCTGCCTTTCTCTTAGCACCTGGGATTTTAGCTTGAAtcctaaaaaataaagaagaaaaagaaaaaaggattaTATGGTTGAGGGAGTTATTCCATTCCAGTGGTTCCCCACTTGGACTCTTATGCAGGGATGATCTCTAGTCCATGCTCAGTGTGTTGTCTCAACAGGTGAATTAAAGTGCCATGAGAAACAGAAGTGATGCCCATCCAGGTGTGCTTACAGGCCTGACTTCTGGTGGTTCATATAATCTAGGGATATGTTCAGTGATATTCTCCCCCCAACATTACTTCTCTATTTTCTATAGAAAGCCAGGAATATAGtcgaaaaatataattttgaaaataaaatttcaaaacttCACCCAGATCTTCTGGGGATTTGAAACACTGAAGATCATGTTGCTTCCAGGTATTTGCTTTCTGTGACAGGGTGGTGTCCTAATTCCCACTTTGGTCATTAATGCTATCAATTCATGTGAAGAACAAGCTTAGAGTGGTCAGTGAGGAAGAGAATTCTCATTCCTTCCTGTTTGTCCTGTCCAGGTGCCATTGTGGACACCAGTCCATGAGTGGGCTGCTCTGTCCACAATTCCCCAAACAGCAGGGGAAGGGACAGAAGGACGGAGTGCCTTAGCCTGCACTCAGCTGGGAGGGTTCCTCCAGGGATTTGCCCTCCCTCAACCCCTCACATTCCAGGATCTGGGAGGACACCACTGATaggtcacagtgtccccaggacCACCCAGGTCCCAGCCACCCCCAAGGGCACCACAACCTCCCACAGTTGGCTGCTGAACTCACTTTGCCACCACCGTGTTTATGTGGGTCCGCACCAGCCCCAAGTATTGATCGAtctgtgcctgcagagagaagaggAGACCAAGTCAAGGAGGCAATAAccaggcagagccagccagcCACCTCAAATGCACAGTGCAGACAGACCTACCTGGTACTTGTCATATACAACGGGGAGAGTAAACATAGACAccacagctgaggagaaaaagagCACAGTGTTATGTTCCTGCAGATCAGATTCCCCCAGAGCAGAGACCTACTTCGGTGGCAAACACGTTATCGTGCCACTTGTGCAGCTGATCCACCAGGGAGCTTTGTATTAAACATGCACTTTGCTCAAGCCTCCCAAATATGGAATTCCCCATTGCTCTGGGACTGGGAGTTGCATAAAACCATAAACTGCAAAGTAGCTCTAGAAGGAGGGACAGCGTAACAGAACAATTAATATTTAGGGAAGGGAAATAAATGGTGGTGGTTTAACTGAGGGGAAGGCATGCCAGGCATAGGGTGTTTAGTCTAAGTTGAAATCTGGAGGGAGTTCAagttaaaaatagatttttaaaagaaatgttggTTTTTACCCATTATCAGAAGAGTCAGGCCATTGAAGAGGGCTCCCACGTAAGTCAGCAGCCACATTAGTACTGCAAACTGAATTAAGAATGGATCATTACATCACCTCCAGTGCCAGCATAAGAAGAAAGCAGTTTGCTTAACTAGCTAATATAACGGCACATTAGCCTTTTTTGATGTGGAAGAGAGTGATTAAGGCACATTAGGAACTACTAGATAGTTTTTCTAGGTGTACAAACCTCATTCCCTGGTTCTGCTTCTCTCCCCTTAGCTCAGCTTTCATGTCTATTCAGGGCTTAAATTGCATCCATGTATAACTCTGCACTGAGAATGGCACAGGCAGATTTCTGCATCCAATTTTTATGATGGCAGGGGTCACCCCAGACAGGTTAAACAGAGCCCTGAAGTGGTAATCCCAGGGACTGATAACACTTGAGGCTGAAAGATGAGTAcattttcctaaaattcttcACTAATTCTGGAGCCTAACCTATGTCTGCTCTCATCATCTTCCCTTTGCTCTAAAGGACACCTGCTTGAGTATAAGACTAAAAATCAATAGTTATTTCAGCAGAGAGTGACAGAAGATCTTCTTACATAGCAGGAAATGCCACCAGATGAAATCCAGATTAACAGAGGGGACCATTATTTTATAACAAAGTAATAGAAAGCATAATGCTGGGATGCTTCTAGAACTGAGGTGGAGCTAAGCTGGTTCTGCAAATTTTTACATGCTGTATTACCTGTCAATATATTCAAATGCCAAATCTCTAAAGTGCTGGAAACAGTTTTTAAATCAAAAAGCAGAGCAACTTTCGTATTTGGAGCTACACAAAAGTAGGTTTCATGACAACCTTGTCAACACGGGAAGCAGCTCTTTGAAATGTAGATTGATCCTCTAGAGAGgggttaaaaatatttaaagcaatCCTACTTTTAAAGAATCCACGAGGTCCTGAACGAGAAAGAGTCTCCTCAGCTCTTTGACTGTGCTGTTGACGTATAGCTGGAGACAATCTGTGTATTTCTGGATCTGGTCCTGTGAAAGATTCATCTCCATCTCCAAGTAGGCTCTGCCAGAAACACAGGTCCCGTTACAAACCTGAGAAGCTTCCCCTGCTGTTCACGCTCAAACCCATCCACCTCATCATTCCCTCCTTCTCAGACCTCATTTCTTTGTGCTGGAGCAAAAATTTCCCCTCCCTGcaagcccagggccacgagCACACCCTCTTCACCCTGCATGACCCATCTCTGGGTGAtgctgagctggggctgttcaccTCCAGCCTTGCCCTCTTCCACACAGACCCTGGTCTTGATgggatttctctctttttctcacCCAAAGGGGGATACAAATCTGACCTGGGAGATTCCCCCACAAGTTTCTGTGCTGTTCTCTGAGCTGCACCCCCCCATCCTGAGTagctgctcagagctggccCAAGTgaagcaggaggagcagcacacCAACAAGATTCTTTTTTAGTTGTGTGTTTGTAAACCACACCAGTTCCATGACCTGGTtggcacagcagaggaaaaaggatCACCGTTCTTGTGGGGAAATCCACCCAGACCCTGTGGAGAGTGGGGAGTGCATTGGCACTGACACCATCGCTTAGATATTGCATTGCTGGAGAAAAGATATAGATAGTTGCCTTCTATGCCCAATAGATTGTACCCAGAAACAATGCTCTTTTCTCTTGCAGGTATGCTGTATTATCAATAGTTCTAAAGaaactccttttctcttttttacttaaaatttcCCATATCTTTTTGAGATAGAAATCCCATGTCCTAGAGGATGACGATTTTTGTGGCGCgctgtttttccttctctttctggTATCTAAGCCGACAGAACCTCACAATTTTTGAGAAACTGTGAAAATATTGTTTTAGGAGCAAGAAGGGAATTCCTTCTGGCACAAAAGCAGCGCTTGGGCATCACCACAAAGCCACTCACTTGAAGGGGTGGCCCTCGTCCGTCTTCTGCACGGCCTGTAGGACCGATTTGTAGATTCTGAAGCTGATGGTGGCCGAGAGGCCGGCCAGGGCCAGGTAGGCCACGACGCTGACGACGCTGAACTGGGTCAGGGAGAAGAGCAGCAACAGGAGGCTGCCGAAGACGATCCCCGTCTGCTTGATGTCACGCCAGTACAACAGGTCAATGGCTGGGGGGACAAGAACAAATCGTTAAAGGCGGGAGCTGCAAAGGCATCGGCCACCAACCACCCTGGGTGACCCTCGACGTCTCTGCTCACAGCAGCACCAACAGGAGCtcctcagcaggagcagcagggggaCTTGAGTGATGGGCTGAGGAAATTGCAGCCGATGACCTACTTGAAATCCTTGTTTTGCTTGTGCCCGTGCCGGGGTTGGGTAAGATGGATGAGTATCTCCAACCGCAGCACGGTGGGTGGGTCCCTTGCAGCAGCAAGGCAAGTGCAAGCTGGGGTTTGTGTTGTTGCTAGGGATGTATGGAAGATTTCAACCTACCTTGCATTTACTCGGTCtgaaaattccaattttttatttgctgtttctttttggttttgttttttttttttttttttttttccacaagttCAAACGCCAAATACTTGATCAAAGCGTTTTCCAGTTTTGGTTGTTGATAAATGAATGAGAATGTCTGGGGCTAGCCACAATAAACCACTTTGCCATTcatttaattttgttatttcatAAGTTTTGAGGAAGGAAAAGACGCCTGGTTTTACCACTGCTTAAGGGTTCCATgagtagaaaataatttttcagataaGGCCTTCAAATAAAGAATAATCTCTCTTGCTACTCAATCCAACCTCagaatcagaaataaaaaagaaaaaaaaaaaaaataaagaaaaaagcttttggCTTGTTATATAAGTTCCCCTGTCCATAGAAGGTGCTGGTTAGAACAAAACAAGTGCATAAGACCATTCACAActagtgtatttttaaatttttaaagcagttaACTTTTACAGTGTTTTGCACCCactttgcatattttat carries:
- the RTN1 gene encoding reticulon-1 isoform X2 produces the protein MQASADSTKMDCLWSNWKCQAIDLLYWRDIKQTGIVFGSLLLLLFSLTQFSVVSVVAYLALAGLSATISFRIYKSVLQAVQKTDEGHPFKAYLEMEMNLSQDQIQKYTDCLQLYVNSTVKELRRLFLVQDLVDSLKFAVLMWLLTYVGALFNGLTLLIMAVVSMFTLPVVYDKYQAQIDQYLGLVRTHINTVVAKIQAKIPGAKRKAE